A stretch of the Anaerobaca lacustris genome encodes the following:
- the metK gene encoding methionine adenosyltransferase encodes MARQSNVSNPNCDMQNYLFTSESVTMGHPDKVADCISDAILDAMLAQDPQSRVACETLVKADLVVVAGEITSKATVDIAQVVRDTIKEIGYDDPEVGFHYDNCAVMVAVGQQSPDISQGVTEGAGLHKEQGAGDQGLMFGYARKETPALMPMPIQLAHKLTIQLEKMRRTRKLPWLRPDGKSQVTIEYEDGKPKRIHTVVVSTQHTADISHRKLRNEIVDKVIKPVLPARLIDKKTKFHVNPTGKFVVGGPKADCGLTGRKIIVDTYGGWGRHGGGAFSGKDPTKVDRTASYMARYVAKNIVAAGLADACEVQLSYAIGVADPISVLINTEGTAKISETKISEIVKDLFPLTPKGMVSHLKLTRPIFAATAHGGHFGRELPEFTWEKTDMVEALQKAARKR; translated from the coding sequence ATGGCAAGACAATCGAATGTGAGCAATCCGAATTGCGACATGCAGAACTACCTGTTCACCAGCGAATCGGTGACGATGGGCCACCCGGACAAGGTCGCCGACTGTATCTCCGACGCGATCCTCGACGCCATGCTGGCCCAGGACCCGCAGAGCCGCGTCGCCTGTGAGACGCTGGTGAAGGCGGATCTGGTCGTGGTGGCCGGGGAGATCACCTCGAAGGCCACCGTGGACATCGCACAGGTTGTCCGCGACACGATCAAGGAAATCGGCTACGACGATCCTGAGGTGGGCTTCCACTACGACAACTGCGCCGTCATGGTAGCCGTCGGGCAGCAGAGCCCGGATATCTCCCAGGGCGTCACCGAGGGAGCAGGCCTGCACAAGGAGCAGGGCGCCGGCGATCAGGGCCTGATGTTCGGCTATGCCCGCAAGGAGACGCCCGCCCTGATGCCCATGCCCATTCAACTGGCCCACAAGCTGACGATCCAGCTCGAGAAGATGCGCCGCACCCGGAAGCTGCCCTGGCTGCGTCCGGACGGCAAGAGCCAGGTCACGATCGAATACGAGGACGGCAAGCCCAAGCGAATCCACACGGTCGTCGTCTCGACGCAGCACACCGCCGACATCAGCCACCGCAAGCTGCGGAACGAGATCGTCGACAAGGTCATTAAGCCGGTGTTGCCTGCGCGGCTGATCGACAAGAAGACCAAGTTCCACGTCAATCCCACGGGCAAGTTCGTCGTCGGCGGCCCGAAGGCCGACTGCGGGCTGACCGGACGCAAGATCATCGTGGACACCTACGGCGGCTGGGGCCGTCACGGGGGCGGCGCCTTCAGCGGCAAGGACCCGACCAAGGTGGACCGGACCGCCAGCTATATGGCCCGGTACGTCGCCAAGAACATCGTCGCGGCCGGTCTGGCCGATGCGTGCGAGGTCCAGTTGTCGTACGCCATCGGCGTGGCCGATCCGATCTCAGTCCTGATCAACACCGAAGGCACGGCCAAGATCAGCGAGACGAAGATCAGCGAGATCGTCAAGGACCTCTTCCCGCTGACACCCAAGGGGATGGTCAGCCATCTGAAGCTGACGCGCCCAATCTTCGCGGCCACCGCCCACGGCGGGCATTTCGGCCGCGAGCTGCCTGAGTTCACCTGGGAGAAGACCGATATGGTCGAGGCCCTGCAGAAGGCCGCCCGGAAGAGGTAG
- a CDS encoding LamG-like jellyroll fold domain-containing protein: MSKMKRFTVFVCMLLVANAWGAPFMDDFNRPDGLVGNGWATQTNGTIEILIVDQEVLIAGTQATDWVRCGISRPVSGENKVSFDFLANDNFNMHVNIASADSSAYLEIYCWPGGPLTHANSVDGGWPGWVEITGAATVAGEYNNVMLEQNGTEITVTLNGTVVGTLTNANFVSIESVLISSDAAAGTTGSLHIDNVKIGDVVTGIATDPRPASDATDIARDVVLGWTPGESAVTHDVYFGTTLAAVEEATRANPMGVLLSQGQTGTTFDPPGGLDYEQTYYWRVDEVNGAPDFAVFTGVVWSFTVEPFVYPIQNIIATASSAEEGAGPQNTINSSGLNAAGQHAIEADDMWLTDMTAPEPAWIQYEFPEVYKLHEMWVWNYNVQFELILGFGLKDVTIEYSVDGVEWTALGDHEFAQATATATYVHNTTIGFDGVAAKYIRLTANSNWGGRMPQFGLSEVRFLYKPVMAREPEPANGQSGVELDVVLDWRGGREAAVHEVYFSADRAAVASGEALVATASASRHAVSGLDLGQIYYWKIDEVNEAAEPSVWAGPIWSFSTKEYITVENFEAYNDDIDAGTAIFQTWIDGWENNTGSTVGYLETPFAERRIVFAGSQAMPLEYDNATAPYYSEAERDFGGANWTVSGADTLVVHFRGNAAATDETPGNAPAPVYVALEDRAGRTAVVTHPDPEATVITQWQTWEIPFSSFGGVAMNNVEMMYIGVGNRTNPVAGGSGRIYVDEIGVGRPGVVDPGNSGLVAYYALEGDVEDGSGNGHHGIAVGDPVYVPGQVGSGLHFDGTGAQYVDLGTLNPSAATGQLSVSLWANWDGLSGQYQGLIGKRDPGWSAAEMMWQIEANIDTGIVRFQREGIADIPTAALPIGEWYHVAVTFDGAVGKVYMAGQLGAEAAFSFGSDPTAAMVFGASVRDGGNPFNGALDEIRFYDRVLSPFEIRYLAGQ, from the coding sequence ATGAGTAAGATGAAAAGGTTCACGGTGTTTGTTTGTATGCTCCTGGTTGCCAATGCCTGGGGAGCGCCCTTCATGGACGACTTCAACCGGCCCGATGGCCTGGTGGGCAATGGCTGGGCGACCCAGACGAACGGGACCATTGAGATCCTGATTGTGGATCAGGAGGTTCTCATCGCTGGGACGCAAGCCACCGACTGGGTGCGATGCGGGATCTCCCGACCCGTTTCTGGCGAGAACAAAGTCTCGTTCGACTTCCTGGCGAACGACAATTTCAACATGCACGTCAATATCGCCAGCGCCGACAGCAGCGCCTACCTTGAGATCTACTGCTGGCCCGGCGGCCCACTGACCCATGCCAATTCCGTCGATGGCGGCTGGCCCGGCTGGGTCGAGATCACCGGCGCCGCCACTGTGGCCGGGGAGTACAACAACGTGATGCTGGAGCAGAACGGCACCGAGATCACCGTCACGCTGAACGGCACGGTGGTCGGCACGCTCACCAACGCCAACTTCGTCAGCATCGAGAGCGTGCTGATCTCCAGTGATGCCGCCGCTGGCACCACGGGAAGCCTCCACATCGACAACGTCAAGATCGGGGATGTCGTCACTGGCATCGCCACGGACCCGCGTCCGGCCAGTGACGCCACCGACATCGCCCGCGACGTCGTGCTGGGCTGGACGCCCGGCGAGAGCGCCGTCACGCACGATGTGTACTTCGGGACCACCTTGGCGGCCGTGGAGGAGGCCACCCGGGCCAATCCGATGGGCGTGCTGCTCAGCCAGGGCCAGACCGGGACGACGTTCGATCCGCCGGGAGGGCTGGACTACGAGCAAACCTACTACTGGCGCGTGGACGAGGTCAACGGCGCTCCTGATTTCGCCGTCTTCACCGGTGTCGTCTGGAGCTTCACCGTCGAGCCGTTCGTCTATCCGATCCAGAACATCATCGCCACCGCCTCGAGCGCCGAAGAAGGGGCCGGGCCGCAGAACACGATCAACAGCTCCGGACTCAACGCCGCCGGTCAACACGCGATCGAAGCAGACGACATGTGGCTGACCGATATGACTGCCCCGGAGCCGGCCTGGATTCAGTACGAGTTCCCCGAAGTCTACAAGCTCCACGAAATGTGGGTTTGGAACTACAACGTACAGTTTGAGCTGATCCTGGGCTTCGGTCTCAAAGACGTCACCATCGAATACTCGGTCGATGGCGTTGAGTGGACGGCCCTCGGCGATCACGAATTCGCTCAGGCCACTGCCACTGCCACCTACGTCCACAACACCACCATTGGCTTCGACGGCGTGGCCGCCAAGTACATCCGACTGACGGCCAACAGCAATTGGGGTGGAAGGATGCCCCAGTTCGGTCTCAGTGAGGTCCGGTTCCTCTACAAACCTGTGATGGCGAGAGAGCCTGAGCCCGCCAACGGTCAGAGCGGCGTAGAGCTGGACGTGGTCCTCGATTGGCGTGGTGGCCGCGAGGCGGCGGTGCACGAAGTCTACTTCAGCGCCGACCGGGCGGCTGTGGCATCGGGTGAGGCCCTCGTCGCAACGGCGAGCGCAAGCCGGCATGCGGTCAGCGGGCTGGACCTCGGACAGATCTACTACTGGAAGATCGACGAGGTCAACGAAGCGGCCGAGCCGAGTGTCTGGGCCGGACCGATCTGGAGCTTCTCGACGAAAGAGTACATCACCGTTGAGAATTTCGAGGCCTACAACGACGACATCGACGCCGGCACGGCCATCTTCCAGACCTGGATCGACGGCTGGGAGAACAACACCGGCTCGACCGTCGGCTATCTTGAAACACCGTTTGCCGAGAGAAGGATCGTCTTCGCCGGCTCCCAGGCCATGCCGCTGGAATACGACAACGCGACCGCTCCCTACTATTCCGAGGCCGAGCGGGACTTCGGCGGGGCCAACTGGACCGTCAGCGGGGCTGATACCCTTGTGGTGCACTTCCGAGGCAATGCGGCGGCCACAGACGAGACGCCGGGCAACGCCCCGGCACCGGTGTACGTGGCCTTGGAGGATCGCGCCGGCCGGACGGCCGTGGTGACCCATCCCGATCCGGAGGCGACGGTGATTACGCAGTGGCAGACGTGGGAGATTCCGTTCAGCTCATTCGGCGGCGTGGCCATGAACAACGTCGAGATGATGTACATCGGCGTGGGCAATCGGACCAATCCGGTGGCCGGAGGCTCCGGGCGGATCTACGTCGATGAGATCGGCGTTGGGCGCCCCGGCGTCGTCGATCCGGGCAACAGCGGTCTGGTGGCGTACTACGCCCTGGAGGGCGACGTCGAGGACGGCTCCGGCAACGGGCACCACGGCATCGCCGTCGGGGATCCCGTTTATGTGCCCGGACAGGTCGGCTCGGGTCTGCACTTCGATGGAACCGGTGCTCAGTACGTCGATTTGGGTACGCTGAATCCCTCAGCCGCGACGGGTCAGCTCTCGGTTTCGCTGTGGGCAAACTGGGACGGTCTCAGCGGCCAGTATCAGGGCCTGATCGGCAAGAGGGATCCGGGCTGGTCGGCTGCCGAGATGATGTGGCAGATCGAAGCCAACATCGACACCGGCATCGTTCGCTTCCAGAGGGAAGGCATCGCCGACATTCCGACGGCGGCGCTGCCGATCGGGGAATGGTACCACGTGGCGGTGACGTTCGACGGGGCCGTCGGGAAGGTCTACATGGCCGGGCAGTTGGGCGCCGAGGCCGCCTTCTCGTTCGGGTCGGACCCGACAGCGGCTATGGTGTTCGGGGCCTCCGTTCGCGACGGGGGCAATCCGTTCAACGGCGCGCTCGATGAGATTCGTTTCTATGATCGCGTGTTGTCACCGTTTGAGATCCGGTATCTGGCTGGTCAGTAG
- a CDS encoding LamG-like jellyroll fold domain-containing protein — MRSRAVWLMVVLLVGLVGSGAGHAQEIENLLVNGNFEDGTETGWGGYGGHTRSIVTEVVGANIPEEVVEGSYCMHVVVPTAGANFWDAGIQTFYSGVFESGKQYTFSAWFKSKEGELQLNLKPELAVDPWTGYGAEMVTITEEWTEYHVTTPVLTAAVNPAQISIHVQNQPGEFWMDYVQFYVGEYVPTVFKPRTTAADPSPASGAVDVPHDVILAWSPGVFAVGHDVYFGMVFDDVNDASRANPMGVLVSQGQTAATFDPPGLLDFGQTYYWRVDEVNAAPDSTVFKGGVWSFTVEPFVYPVQNIIATASSGEAGAGPENTIDGSGLNAADQHSTAATDMWLTDISGEQPAWIQYEFPEVLNLHEMWVWNYNVQFELVLGFGLKEVTIEYSVDGEEWTALGDYEFARATARATYAPNTTVDLDGVVAKYVRLTANSNWSGMMPQSGLSEVRFYYKPVVAREPVPADGRTALDLAVALDWRGGREAAVHEIYFSDDEQAVIDGTALLDTVAESRYDVEGLSLGTTYYWKVNEVNEAAAPSVWEGPVWSFSTVEYVTVEDFEGYGDDIDGGTAIFQTWIDGWENDTGSTVGHLDMPFAERIIVRSGRQSMPLFYDNTNGLTIAEAVRTFDVPQDWSANGVRTLSLYFRGAPGNTGQMYLKINNIKVAYDGAVADIAKPVWQPWNVDLSAVGTNLRSVSSLTIGIEGAGAAGVLYFDDIRLYPKAVEYVTPVEPDAAGLAAYYAFDGNLSDGSGNGYNGVANGQVAYGTGVTGQAVQLNGTDAYVSVAGVGIAGAAPRTISGWAKADTTSIPAWTNVFGFTGAGVDGQHFDIQAVGDTGTTTLGYYGLHRHGWEQDIVPIDLEWHHLAATFDGATVSWYGDGRPIGSAEVGNVNTPGEVRIGKRQDNDNFFPGLVDEVRIYDRALSDGEIAWLAGGRVPAHKPM, encoded by the coding sequence ATGAGATCGCGAGCAGTCTGGTTGATGGTAGTGTTGTTGGTCGGTCTTGTGGGGTCGGGTGCAGGCCACGCCCAGGAGATCGAGAATCTGCTGGTGAACGGCAATTTCGAGGACGGCACGGAGACGGGCTGGGGCGGGTATGGCGGTCATACACGCAGCATCGTGACCGAAGTCGTGGGCGCCAATATCCCGGAGGAGGTGGTGGAGGGAAGTTACTGCATGCACGTGGTCGTCCCCACGGCGGGAGCCAATTTCTGGGATGCCGGCATTCAGACCTTCTATAGCGGCGTATTCGAATCGGGCAAGCAGTACACCTTCTCCGCCTGGTTCAAGAGCAAAGAGGGTGAGCTACAGCTCAATCTCAAGCCCGAGCTGGCTGTGGATCCGTGGACCGGCTACGGCGCCGAGATGGTCACGATCACCGAGGAGTGGACGGAGTATCACGTTACGACGCCGGTTCTCACCGCCGCGGTGAACCCGGCCCAAATCTCGATTCACGTCCAGAATCAGCCCGGCGAGTTCTGGATGGACTATGTGCAATTCTACGTGGGCGAATACGTTCCGACGGTTTTCAAGCCCCGAACGACCGCCGCCGACCCCAGCCCCGCCAGCGGTGCCGTTGATGTGCCGCATGATGTGATTCTGGCCTGGTCGCCGGGCGTGTTCGCGGTTGGGCACGACGTGTATTTCGGTATGGTTTTCGATGACGTCAATGATGCCAGCCGAGCGAATCCGATGGGCGTGCTGGTCAGTCAGGGCCAGACGGCCGCCACGTTCGATCCGCCTGGATTGCTCGACTTTGGCCAGACCTATTACTGGCGAGTCGACGAGGTCAACGCGGCCCCCGACAGCACGGTCTTCAAGGGCGGCGTCTGGAGCTTTACGGTCGAGCCGTTCGTCTACCCGGTCCAGAACATCATCGCCACCGCCTCCAGCGGCGAGGCAGGAGCCGGACCGGAGAACACGATCGATGGTTCCGGTCTGAACGCAGCCGATCAGCACTCGACGGCGGCGACGGACATGTGGTTGACTGATATCAGCGGCGAACAGCCGGCCTGGATTCAGTACGAATTCCCCGAAGTTCTCAATCTCCATGAGATGTGGGTCTGGAACTACAACGTGCAGTTCGAGTTGGTGCTGGGCTTCGGGCTCAAAGAGGTCACCATCGAGTATTCCGTTGACGGCGAGGAGTGGACGGCTCTGGGCGATTACGAATTCGCCCGCGCCACTGCCCGGGCGACGTATGCCCCCAATACGACGGTGGATCTGGACGGTGTGGTCGCCAAGTACGTCCGCCTGACGGCCAACAGCAACTGGAGCGGCATGATGCCCCAGTCCGGCCTCAGCGAAGTCCGCTTCTACTACAAGCCCGTGGTTGCCAGGGAACCCGTGCCTGCCGACGGCCGGACGGCCCTGGATCTGGCTGTGGCCCTCGATTGGCGCGGCGGTCGCGAGGCGGCGGTGCACGAGATCTACTTCAGCGACGACGAGCAAGCCGTTATCGACGGAACGGCCCTTTTGGATACGGTTGCAGAGAGCCGCTATGACGTCGAGGGGCTGAGCCTTGGAACGACGTACTACTGGAAGGTCAACGAGGTCAACGAAGCCGCCGCGCCGAGCGTCTGGGAAGGTCCCGTCTGGAGCTTCTCGACGGTGGAATATGTCACGGTGGAAGACTTCGAGGGATACGGCGATGACATCGACGGCGGCACGGCCATCTTCCAGACCTGGATCGACGGCTGGGAGAACGACACCGGCTCGACCGTCGGGCATCTGGACATGCCGTTTGCCGAGCGGATCATCGTGCGCAGCGGACGGCAGTCCATGCCGCTGTTCTATGACAACACGAATGGTCTGACCATTGCCGAGGCCGTGCGGACGTTCGACGTGCCCCAGGATTGGAGTGCCAACGGTGTCCGGACGCTCTCGCTGTACTTCCGCGGCGCGCCCGGCAACACGGGACAGATGTATCTGAAGATCAACAACATCAAGGTGGCGTATGACGGCGCAGTCGCCGATATCGCCAAACCCGTCTGGCAACCCTGGAACGTCGACCTGTCTGCCGTCGGGACCAATCTGCGAAGCGTCAGCAGCCTCACGATTGGTATCGAGGGCGCCGGTGCGGCCGGTGTATTGTACTTCGACGACATCCGGCTGTATCCCAAGGCGGTCGAGTACGTGACGCCCGTCGAGCCCGATGCCGCCGGTCTCGCGGCCTACTACGCGTTCGACGGCAACCTCAGCGATGGTTCCGGCAACGGATACAACGGTGTGGCCAACGGCCAGGTGGCCTACGGGACCGGTGTGACAGGGCAGGCCGTTCAGCTCAACGGCACCGACGCCTATGTCTCGGTGGCCGGGGTCGGGATTGCCGGGGCGGCGCCGCGGACGATTTCCGGCTGGGCCAAGGCGGATACAACGTCGATTCCGGCCTGGACCAATGTCTTCGGGTTCACCGGAGCCGGTGTAGACGGCCAGCATTTCGATATCCAGGCGGTGGGCGATACGGGCACCACGACACTGGGCTACTACGGCCTGCACCGCCATGGCTGGGAGCAGGACATCGTCCCGATCGACCTGGAGTGGCACCATCTGGCCGCAACGTTCGACGGCGCAACGGTGAGTTGGTACGGCGACGGCCGGCCCATCGGCAGCGCCGAGGTCGGCAACGTCAACACGCCCGGAGAGGTCCGTATAGGCAAACGCCAGGACAACGACAATTTCTTCCCCGGTCTGGTCGACGAAGTCCGCATCTACGACCGAGCGCTGTCCGATGGAGAGATTGCCTGGTTGGCCGGCGGGAGAGTGCCGGCGCATAAGCCGATGTAA
- a CDS encoding DMT family transporter, which yields MNELKAKKRGRIDMAATAASLGALCCWSIGPIFIKQLTGYVDSWTQNALRYTVACLFWLPVLLYFMHAGRFDRRTWRLALLPFAVNIGMQSLWAVSFYYIGAAFATLLSKTSVLWVTAFSLLFFADERPLARSGRFWLGLGLSATGVLGVLYFKSDFVAVGTTRGVAIALICAAMWGAYAVSVKVWLREVDSRSGFAVISLYTTGALWIGAILFGQPAQAASMGLAGWMAVVVSGITAIALGHVFFYAAIKRIGATLPTLVILAQPFVVFSISRVVFHERLGPLQLVFGVLLLAGAGLSVWAQGDLRPASNGPSA from the coding sequence TTGAATGAATTGAAGGCCAAGAAGAGAGGCCGGATCGACATGGCCGCCACGGCCGCGTCCCTCGGGGCCCTGTGCTGCTGGTCGATCGGCCCGATCTTCATCAAGCAACTGACCGGCTACGTCGATTCCTGGACGCAGAACGCGCTTCGCTACACTGTGGCCTGCCTGTTCTGGCTGCCCGTGCTGCTGTATTTCATGCACGCCGGGAGGTTCGACCGACGCACGTGGCGTCTGGCCCTTCTGCCTTTCGCGGTCAACATTGGGATGCAGAGCCTGTGGGCGGTGTCGTTCTATTACATCGGCGCCGCCTTTGCCACACTGCTGTCGAAGACCTCCGTGCTGTGGGTGACCGCCTTCTCGCTGCTGTTCTTCGCCGACGAGAGACCGCTGGCGAGGAGCGGGCGTTTCTGGTTGGGATTGGGTCTGTCGGCAACGGGGGTCCTCGGCGTGCTGTATTTCAAGTCGGATTTCGTCGCTGTGGGGACCACCAGGGGCGTCGCGATCGCGCTGATTTGTGCGGCCATGTGGGGTGCCTACGCCGTCTCGGTGAAAGTCTGGCTTAGGGAGGTCGATTCGCGCAGTGGTTTTGCCGTCATCAGCCTTTACACGACCGGAGCACTTTGGATCGGGGCGATTCTATTCGGGCAGCCAGCCCAGGCCGCCTCCATGGGGCTCGCCGGATGGATGGCGGTGGTTGTCTCCGGAATCACCGCCATTGCACTGGGCCATGTCTTCTTCTACGCTGCCATCAAGCGGATCGGAGCGACCCTGCCCACGCTGGTGATCCTGGCGCAACCCTTCGTGGTCTTCAGCATCTCCCGCGTGGTCTTTCACGAGCGTCTGGGCCCGCTGCAACTGGTTTTCGGTGTCCTGCTGCTGGCCGGGGCCGGCTTGTCGGTGTGGGCCCAGGGGGACCTCAGGCCCGCCTCAAACGGGCCGTCTGCCTGA
- the lpxB gene encoding lipid-A-disaccharide synthase — protein MADAKKEYRLFISANDPSADVHCAGLIHALKTGGRDIEFVGIGGPKMAEAGCELIENTVGGAVMTYKAVAHAGYYYKLLRRIKGCLHERPFDLVIVCDSPSFNFHVAKAAKRAGVRTLFYVAPQLWAWGGWRIGKLRRCCDRLCCLLPFEEAWFTRRGVDATFVGNPLLDKLPADLTSFRKDYSAFDPRRARIALMPGSRLAEIESLWRPMQQIALRLKQQFRSPQFVAVTANEDRRALLERMQIPGFSCDYSVDSVTDTSDVVDFALVASGSATLEVASAGCPMVVMYQTNRILWHLVGRWLVHPKFFTLVNLLADRALVPEFMPYFTSIDPIVEKVAALLKNPEALNRLSNDLIDMVEPLTEKKAGREVARIVLDMLD, from the coding sequence ATGGCAGACGCGAAGAAGGAATACCGGCTGTTCATCAGTGCCAACGACCCCAGTGCCGACGTGCACTGTGCGGGGCTGATCCACGCGCTGAAGACGGGCGGAAGGGATATTGAGTTCGTCGGCATCGGCGGGCCCAAGATGGCCGAGGCCGGCTGCGAACTGATCGAAAACACGGTCGGCGGGGCGGTGATGACCTACAAGGCGGTGGCCCACGCGGGGTACTACTACAAGCTCCTGCGGCGAATCAAGGGCTGCCTGCACGAGCGGCCGTTCGATCTCGTGATCGTCTGCGATTCTCCGTCGTTCAATTTCCACGTCGCCAAAGCGGCCAAGCGGGCCGGCGTTCGGACGCTGTTTTATGTGGCCCCGCAGCTCTGGGCGTGGGGCGGCTGGCGGATCGGCAAGCTGCGGCGCTGCTGCGACAGGCTCTGTTGTCTGCTGCCGTTTGAGGAGGCATGGTTCACCCGGCGGGGCGTCGATGCGACCTTTGTCGGCAATCCACTTCTGGATAAGCTGCCGGCCGATTTGACCAGCTTCCGCAAAGACTACTCGGCGTTCGACCCTCGCCGGGCGCGGATTGCACTGATGCCCGGTTCGAGGCTGGCGGAAATTGAATCGCTGTGGCGCCCCATGCAACAGATCGCCCTGCGGTTGAAACAGCAGTTTCGGTCGCCGCAGTTCGTTGCCGTGACGGCCAACGAAGACCGACGCGCCCTGCTCGAGCGCATGCAGATCCCCGGTTTCTCGTGCGACTATTCGGTCGACTCGGTGACCGACACCTCCGACGTCGTGGATTTTGCCTTGGTCGCCAGCGGCAGTGCGACGCTGGAGGTCGCCTCGGCGGGCTGTCCGATGGTCGTGATGTACCAAACCAATCGCATTCTGTGGCACCTCGTCGGCCGGTGGCTGGTGCATCCGAAGTTCTTCACACTCGTCAACCTGTTGGCGGATCGCGCTTTGGTGCCGGAGTTCATGCCGTACTTCACGTCGATCGACCCGATTGTCGAGAAGGTTGCCGCGCTCTTGAAGAACCCCGAGGCGCTGAATCGCCTCAGCAACGACCTGATCGACATGGTCGAGCCTTTGACGGAGAAGAAGGCTGGCCGGGAGGTGGCCCGCATTGTCCTCGACATGCTCGATTGA
- a CDS encoding helix-turn-helix domain-containing protein codes for MNSAYDFRIIRVLRRRLNLTLQALAGRSGLTYPTVESVETNKTLPSLKTLDALAGALQISTSDLIGLAERRFVQRRTAKEEPRGHLSGKDKGLEKCRVARYDKGKLIRVIAEEGDHVHVMGLHEDVQEFCYVLSGRVELRIEDKTYRMGPDDTIFFDGLLDHSYTQLETGEYVTVHIPKDLRVFEKLLETKPEDESES; via the coding sequence GTGAACAGCGCTTACGATTTCCGCATCATTCGGGTATTGCGTCGCCGGCTGAATCTGACCTTGCAGGCCCTGGCAGGGCGCTCCGGACTGACGTACCCGACGGTGGAGTCGGTCGAGACGAACAAGACGCTGCCCTCGCTCAAGACGCTCGATGCGCTGGCCGGGGCCCTGCAGATTTCCACGAGCGATCTGATCGGACTGGCCGAGCGCCGGTTCGTTCAACGGAGGACGGCCAAGGAGGAGCCGCGCGGCCATCTGTCGGGCAAAGACAAGGGCCTGGAGAAATGCCGGGTCGCCCGCTACGACAAGGGCAAGCTCATTCGCGTCATCGCCGAAGAGGGCGACCACGTCCACGTGATGGGCCTGCACGAGGACGTTCAGGAGTTCTGCTACGTGCTGAGCGGCCGTGTGGAACTGCGGATCGAGGACAAGACCTATCGGATGGGTCCGGACGACACCATCTTCTTCGACGGCCTTCTCGACCACTCGTACACCCAACTCGAGACCGGCGAATATGTCACCGTACACATCCCCAAGGACCTCCGTGTTTTTGAGAAGCTCCTCGAAACCAAACCGGAAGACGAGTCTGAGTCATAG
- a CDS encoding chemotaxis protein CheW: MSTVIETRAKPGKYLTFALGPEEFGLEILKVREIIGYMAITAVPQTPEYIRGVINLRGQVIPVVDLRAKFAMHSEERTSQTCIIVVETRHGDQKFNTGIVVDRVRDVLDITAGQIEDAPSFGASVETDFILSMAKITDSVKILLDIDRVLGSVDMATLRRTAA, from the coding sequence ATGAGCACCGTTATCGAGACGCGGGCCAAGCCGGGCAAGTACCTGACCTTCGCCCTGGGGCCCGAAGAGTTCGGACTGGAGATCCTCAAGGTTCGCGAGATCATCGGCTACATGGCCATCACAGCCGTTCCGCAGACCCCTGAGTACATCCGGGGCGTCATCAATCTGCGCGGACAGGTCATCCCTGTAGTCGATCTGCGCGCCAAGTTCGCCATGCACAGCGAGGAGAGAACGTCGCAAACGTGCATCATCGTCGTCGAAACCCGCCACGGCGATCAGAAATTCAACACCGGCATCGTCGTCGACCGCGTGCGGGACGTGCTGGACATCACCGCCGGCCAGATCGAGGACGCGCCCAGCTTCGGCGCCAGTGTGGAGACGGACTTCATCTTGAGCATGGCCAAGATCACCGACTCCGTCAAGATCCTCCTCGATATCGATCGGGTCCTCGGCTCGGTGGATATGGCGACCCTGCGCAGAACAGCAGCGTGA